A genomic stretch from Engraulis encrasicolus isolate BLACKSEA-1 chromosome 10, IST_EnEncr_1.0, whole genome shotgun sequence includes:
- the LOC134456434 gene encoding tumor necrosis factor receptor superfamily member 14-like, with protein MSVCYVASMRHTCSPAEYKVMGECCPMCNPGYHVYRHCTEYTSTTCAPCPQSSYTEAHNGLVSCKKCTVCDSTAGVRVKKNCSSTSDTLCEPLEGHYCIDPIKDGCQGAVKHTKCKPGQYIKQKGTASSDTECSDCGSNTYSDGSFTSCRPHTHQQRLYFLCKQKHTSAPPPIITAFYRGTIQSISSCITRYTICRALTIMNDETQPAHNPFSLLASGKSRLMFYQFYHRLGNPMLCTIVLI; from the exons ATGTCTGTGTGTTATGTGGCAAGCATGAGGCACACATGCAGTCCTGCTGAATACAAAGTGATGGGGGAGTGCTGTCCTATGTGCAACCCTG GATATCATGTTTATAGGCACTGCACTGAGTACACCAGCACCACATGTGCTCCATGCCCCCAGTCTAGCTACACAGAAGCACACAATGGGTTGGTGTCCTGTAAGAAGTGTACAGTTTGTGATTCAA CTGCAGGTGTGAGAGTGAAGAAGAACTGCAGCTCCACCTCAGATACTCTCTGTGAGCCTCTGGAAGGACACTACTGCATTGACCCAATCAAAGATGGCTGCCAAGGAGCAGTGAAACACACAAAGTGTAAACCCGGACAATACATCAAACAGAAAG GTACTGCATCCTCAGATACTGAATGCAGTGACTGTGGCAGTAACACATACTCAGATGGGTCATTCACATCTTGCAGACCACATACACA cCAGCAGCGCCTCTACTTCCTGTGTAAACAGAAGCACACCAGTGCCCCACCACCCATTATCACCGCATTCTACAGGGGGACCATCCAGAGCATCTCCAGCTGTATCACT aGATACACCATCTGCAGAGCTCTCACAATCATGAACGATGAGACTCAGCCAGCACACAACCCGTTCAGCCTCCTggcctctggaaagag CAGACTCATGTTCTACCAGTTCTACCATaggctgggaaatcccatgctttgcacaatcgttctgatctga